In the Hordeum vulgare subsp. vulgare chromosome 7H, MorexV3_pseudomolecules_assembly, whole genome shotgun sequence genome, one interval contains:
- the LOC123408132 gene encoding uncharacterized protein LOC123408132 — translation MDKFYGPWGDNFVYKCPLLYKAVVNLLVVIGFAMPRRGRRTGVAYVHDDKERDVTFFKRRRGLFKSASDLNVITGARVAVILETGNKKMHSFGTPSAGPIVDAFLSGAPLGNRLTDSETSAKIARLQSEVAQLDMEHGVEDKRNQLSIQHAKQIQEQYPGMVANLIFSKEQDINLEDAKKLFNELCRVHEDTRHRLPQLHHSYKAITGGVSVIQDMLPSSGPLAKSLKTIPSSGHSMQAYHLPQHHMPSAPIPSPPEHNVEPLFPQVPQMCHVASVASASQLALGLQAIPNQVQDLPPTDLHVEDYISPCDTVHPQQNYASPISTTEHNMASPMLVYSSSNDFVVDDPFGHDQWGFALPEQQSYNRFLEMDGYLDYNGTDVGQSTMGNGGWVDAPPESTSVKQDVDDRNKYGGFP, via the exons ATGGACAAGTTTTATGGTCCTTGGGGTGATAATTTTGTTTATAAATGCCCACTTCTATATAAGGCAG TAGTAAATTTACTTGTCGTTATAGGATTTGCCATGCCAAGGAGGGGTAGGCGGACGGGTGTCGCTTACGTCCATGATGACAAAGAGCGTGATGTCACCTTCTTCAAGCGGCGTCGTGGtctcttcaagagcgcttctgacCTCAATGTCATCACCGGTGCTAGGGTTGCTGTCATCCTGGAGACAGGAAATAAGAAGATGCACTCATTCGGGACGCCATCAGCTGGCCCCATTGTAGATGCTTTTTTGTCAGGAGCTCCGCTAGGAAATCGACTCACTGACAGTGAGACGAGTGCCAAGATTGCCCGACTACAAAGTGAGGTGGCTCAACTTGATATGGAGCACGGGGTGGAGGATAAGAGAAACCAACTCTCCATCCAGCATGCGAAACAGATCCAAGAACAGTACCCAGGTATGGTGGCAAACCTTATCTTCTCGAAGGAACAAGATATCAACCTTGAAGATGCTAAAAAGCTCTTCAATGAACTCTGTCGTGTCCATGAGGACACTAGACATCGGCTTCCTCAGTTGCATCATAGCTACAAAGCCATAACCGGTGGTGTAAGCGTGATTCAAGACATGCTACCATCAAGTGGTCCACTGGCGAAGAGCTTGAAGACCATCCCTTCATCAGGTCACTCAATGCAGGCTTACCATCTTCCCCAACACCATATGCCTTCTGCTCCAATACCATCACCACCAGAACACAATGTGGAACCACTTTTTCCTCAGGTACCACAAATGTGCCATGTTGCATCAGTAGCTTCAGCCTCACAGCTTGCTCTCGGGCTACAAGCCATACCTAATCAGGTACAGGATCTACCTCCAACCGATTTGCATGTCGAGGACTATATAAGCCCTTGCGACACAGTGCACccacaacaaaactatgcaagcCCGATCTCAACAACTGAGCATAATATGGCCTCTCCAATGTTGGTCTACTCAAGTAGCAATGATTTTGTTGTGGATGACCCATTTGGCCATGATCAATGGGGTTTTGCTCTTCCAGAACAACAATCCTACAATAGATTTCTAGAAATGGATGGTTACTTGGACTATAATGGTACCGATGTAGGACAATCTACTATGGGTAATGGTGGATGGGTTGATGCTCCGCCGGAATCTACTTCTGTCAAGCAAGATGTTGATGATCGTAACAAGTATGGAGGATTTCCTTAG